A region of Chelonoidis abingdonii isolate Lonesome George chromosome 8, CheloAbing_2.0, whole genome shotgun sequence DNA encodes the following proteins:
- the FHL1 gene encoding four and a half LIM domains protein 1 isoform X1, producing MAYHRHSGPSSYTVGTMSERFDCHYCRDPLHGKKYVQKEGRHCCVKCFEKFCANTCIECKKPIGADAKELHFKNRYWHDNCFRCFKCYTSLVNEPFMLKENNKVWCSSCSSTEGANKCKGCFKAIIAGDQNVEYKKSFWHKECFTCSQCKQVIGTGSFFPKGDDIYCVSCHEHKFAKLCFKCKKAITSGGITYQEQPWHSECFVCTGCSKQIGGKRFTAVDDQYYCVDCYKTFVAKKCVGCKNPITGFGRGSTVVSHEGQSWHDYCFKCTKCSRPLANRRFVYHNEQIYCADCPHRL from the exons ggcccagcagTTACACCGTGGGCACCATGTCGGAGCGCTTTGATTGCCACTACTGCCGCGACCCGCTGCATGGGAAGAAGTATGTGCAGAAGGAGGGACGCCACTGttgtgtgaagtgctttgaaaaattCTGTGCCAACACCTGTATCGAGTGCAAGAAACCCATTGGTGCTGACGCCAAG GAGCTGCATTTCAAAAACCGTTACTGGCACGACAACTGCTTCCGCTGTTTTAAGTGCTACACGTCTCTGGTTAATGAGCCTTTCATGCTAAAGGAAAACAATAAAGTTTGGTGTAGCAGCTGTAGCTCCACTGAGGGTGCAAACAAATGCAAAGGCTGCTTCAAAGCTATTATTGCAG GAGACCAAAATGTTGAATACAAGAAGTCATTCTGGCACAAGGAATGCTTCACCTGCAGCCAGTGCAAGCAAGTGATAGGAACAGGCAGCTTCTTCCCCAAAGGAGATGATATCTACTGTGTCTCTTGCCATGAGCATAAGTTTGCCAAGCTGTGTTTTAAGTGCAAGAAG GCCATCACTTCTGGAGGAATCACTTACCAGGAGCAGCCTTGGCATTCAGAGTGCTTTGTCTGTACTGGCTGTTCAAAGCAGATTGGTGGGAAACGCTTCACTGCTGTGGATGATCAGTACTACTGTGTTGATTGCTACAAGACATTTGTTGCCAAGAAGTGTGTCGGCTGCAAGAACCCCATTACAG GGTTTGGAAGAGGATCCACTGTGGTCAGCCATGAAGGCCAATCCTGGCACGATTATTGTTTCAAGTGTACCAAGTGTTCCCGTCCTTTGGCTAACAGGCGCTTTGTCTATCATAATGAGCAAATTTACTGCGCTGACTGTCCCCATAGACTGTAA
- the FHL1 gene encoding four and a half LIM domains protein 1 isoform X2 → MSERFDCHYCRDPLHGKKYVQKEGRHCCVKCFEKFCANTCIECKKPIGADAKELHFKNRYWHDNCFRCFKCYTSLVNEPFMLKENNKVWCSSCSSTEGANKCKGCFKAIIAGDQNVEYKKSFWHKECFTCSQCKQVIGTGSFFPKGDDIYCVSCHEHKFAKLCFKCKKAITSGGITYQEQPWHSECFVCTGCSKQIGGKRFTAVDDQYYCVDCYKTFVAKKCVGCKNPITGFGRGSTVVSHEGQSWHDYCFKCTKCSRPLANRRFVYHNEQIYCADCPHRL, encoded by the exons ATGTCGGAGCGCTTTGATTGCCACTACTGCCGCGACCCGCTGCATGGGAAGAAGTATGTGCAGAAGGAGGGACGCCACTGttgtgtgaagtgctttgaaaaattCTGTGCCAACACCTGTATCGAGTGCAAGAAACCCATTGGTGCTGACGCCAAG GAGCTGCATTTCAAAAACCGTTACTGGCACGACAACTGCTTCCGCTGTTTTAAGTGCTACACGTCTCTGGTTAATGAGCCTTTCATGCTAAAGGAAAACAATAAAGTTTGGTGTAGCAGCTGTAGCTCCACTGAGGGTGCAAACAAATGCAAAGGCTGCTTCAAAGCTATTATTGCAG GAGACCAAAATGTTGAATACAAGAAGTCATTCTGGCACAAGGAATGCTTCACCTGCAGCCAGTGCAAGCAAGTGATAGGAACAGGCAGCTTCTTCCCCAAAGGAGATGATATCTACTGTGTCTCTTGCCATGAGCATAAGTTTGCCAAGCTGTGTTTTAAGTGCAAGAAG GCCATCACTTCTGGAGGAATCACTTACCAGGAGCAGCCTTGGCATTCAGAGTGCTTTGTCTGTACTGGCTGTTCAAAGCAGATTGGTGGGAAACGCTTCACTGCTGTGGATGATCAGTACTACTGTGTTGATTGCTACAAGACATTTGTTGCCAAGAAGTGTGTCGGCTGCAAGAACCCCATTACAG GGTTTGGAAGAGGATCCACTGTGGTCAGCCATGAAGGCCAATCCTGGCACGATTATTGTTTCAAGTGTACCAAGTGTTCCCGTCCTTTGGCTAACAGGCGCTTTGTCTATCATAATGAGCAAATTTACTGCGCTGACTGTCCCCATAGACTGTAA